In Zingiber officinale cultivar Zhangliang chromosome 6A, Zo_v1.1, whole genome shotgun sequence, a single genomic region encodes these proteins:
- the LOC121996367 gene encoding annexin-like protein RJ4 isoform X1 → MATLSVPEPVPSPAEDAESIHAAVKGWGTDEKALINILAHRNATQRKQIELAYEELFNENLTKRLESELKGDFEKAIYRWNFEPIEREAVMAYIAMKKSFNFHVVIEIACVNSPNELLAVKQAYQAKYRHSLEEDVASHTAGDLRKLLFALVSAYRYDGEDIDVRLAKSEAKVLQELIEENKLNHDEIIRILGTRSKAQIYATFNCYREEFGTPIEEHFDQALAGESADEFALALRAAVACIVDPHLYFVEVLHAALEKSDEDTVTRIIILHAEKDLGEIKEKFQKRKNVPLEYAVAKKTSGDYKAFLLALLGD, encoded by the exons ATGGCGACGCTTTCTGTTCCGGAACCAGTTCCTTCCCCAGCTGAGGACGCCGAGAGCATCCACGCGGCCGTCAAAG GATGGGGAACTGACGAGAAGGCACTGATCAACATTTTAGCTCATAGAAATGCCACTCAAAGAAAGCAGATTGAGTTGGCTTATGAGGAATTGTTCAACGAGAATCTCACCAAAAGACTCGAGTCAGAACTGAAAGGAGACTTTGAG AAAGCTATATACCGCTGGAATTTTGAGCCAATCGAGAGAGAGGCTGTGATGGCTTATATTGCTATGAAGAAGAGTTTTAATTTCCATGTGGTCATAGAAATTGCATGCGTCAATTCTCCAAATGAGCTTCTAGCTGTGAAGCAAGCATACCAAGCTAAATATCGACACTCTTTGGAAGAAGATGTTGCTTCTCACACTGCTGGAGATTTGCGCAAG CTATTGTTTGCACTTGTAAGTGCATACCGCTACGACGGAGAGGATATTGATGTGAGGTTAGCTAAATCAGAAGCCAAAGTTCTGCAAGAGCTTATAGAGGAGAATAAACTGAACCATGATGAAATCATACGAATCTTGGGTACTAGAAGCAAGGCACAGATCTATGCTACTTTCAATTGCTACAGAGAAGAATTTGGTACTCCAATCGAAGAG CACTTTGATCAGGCTTTGGCTGGTGAATCTGCAGATGAATTTGCACTGGCACTCCGAGCAGCAGTTGCTTGCATCGTTGATCCCCACTTGTACTTTGTTGAG GTTCTTCATGCTGCTCTTGAGAAATCCGACGAAGACACAGTTACTCGCATTATTATTCTGCACGCTGAAAAGGATCTTGGGGAGATCAAAGAGAAGTTTCAGAAGCGGAAGAATGTTCCCCTTGAATATGCAGTGGCTAAAAAGACTTCTGGGGACTACAAGGCCTTTCTCCTTGCTTTATTGGGTGATTGA
- the LOC121993951 gene encoding uncharacterized protein LOC121993951: MSDVEQHGGSPRPASATPRRPRPPSNFYSELHNFTTQLGIPRSGRDKAPPKQTREQQPHLMEELEEEEEEEVVKGKQSLGFSIALSHDEIMQDFMAFTGALPPRKPRKKAQKLVDPLFPGLALSKIAVSKYIQGRSSIE, encoded by the exons ATGTCCGACGTCGAACAGCATGGAGGAAGCCCCCGCCCAGCCTCAGCGACTCCACGCCGTCCACGACCCCCCTCCAATTTCTACTCCGAACTCCACAATTTCACTACCCAACTGGGGATTCCCCGCAGCGGCCGCGACAAGGCGCCGCCAAAGCAAACCCGGGAGCAGCAGCCCCACCTGATGGAGGaattggaggaggaggaggaggaggaggtagtGAAGGGGAAACAATCCCTGGGTTTCTCCATCGCACTGTCCCACGACGAAATCATGCAGGATTTCATGGCGTTTACAGGGGCGTTGCCTCCCAGGAAGCCGAGAAAGAAAGCACAAAAGCTGGTTGAC CCACTGTTTCCTGGACTTGCGCTGTCGAAGATTGCTGTCAGTAAATACATTCAAGGTCGATCGTCCATCGAATAA
- the LOC121996367 gene encoding annexin-like protein RJ4 isoform X2, whose amino-acid sequence MATLSVPEPVPSPAEDAESIHAAVKGWGTDEKALINILAHRNATQRKQIELAYEELFNENLTKRLESELKGDFEKAIYRWNFEPIEREAVMAYIAMKKSFNFHVVIEIACVNSPNELLAVKQAYQAKYRHSLEEDVASHTAGDLRKLLFALVSAYRYDGEDIDVRLAKSEAKVLQELIEENKLNHDEIIRILGTRSKAQIYATFNCYREEFGTPIEEALAGESADEFALALRAAVACIVDPHLYFVEVLHAALEKSDEDTVTRIIILHAEKDLGEIKEKFQKRKNVPLEYAVAKKTSGDYKAFLLALLGD is encoded by the exons ATGGCGACGCTTTCTGTTCCGGAACCAGTTCCTTCCCCAGCTGAGGACGCCGAGAGCATCCACGCGGCCGTCAAAG GATGGGGAACTGACGAGAAGGCACTGATCAACATTTTAGCTCATAGAAATGCCACTCAAAGAAAGCAGATTGAGTTGGCTTATGAGGAATTGTTCAACGAGAATCTCACCAAAAGACTCGAGTCAGAACTGAAAGGAGACTTTGAG AAAGCTATATACCGCTGGAATTTTGAGCCAATCGAGAGAGAGGCTGTGATGGCTTATATTGCTATGAAGAAGAGTTTTAATTTCCATGTGGTCATAGAAATTGCATGCGTCAATTCTCCAAATGAGCTTCTAGCTGTGAAGCAAGCATACCAAGCTAAATATCGACACTCTTTGGAAGAAGATGTTGCTTCTCACACTGCTGGAGATTTGCGCAAG CTATTGTTTGCACTTGTAAGTGCATACCGCTACGACGGAGAGGATATTGATGTGAGGTTAGCTAAATCAGAAGCCAAAGTTCTGCAAGAGCTTATAGAGGAGAATAAACTGAACCATGATGAAATCATACGAATCTTGGGTACTAGAAGCAAGGCACAGATCTATGCTACTTTCAATTGCTACAGAGAAGAATTTGGTACTCCAATCGAAGAG GCTTTGGCTGGTGAATCTGCAGATGAATTTGCACTGGCACTCCGAGCAGCAGTTGCTTGCATCGTTGATCCCCACTTGTACTTTGTTGAG GTTCTTCATGCTGCTCTTGAGAAATCCGACGAAGACACAGTTACTCGCATTATTATTCTGCACGCTGAAAAGGATCTTGGGGAGATCAAAGAGAAGTTTCAGAAGCGGAAGAATGTTCCCCTTGAATATGCAGTGGCTAAAAAGACTTCTGGGGACTACAAGGCCTTTCTCCTTGCTTTATTGGGTGATTGA